TCAGAACAGCTTTATGTTGTCATATGTGTCAATGGCGCCATCAGGTGATTAGATCATGTAATTACACTTAACATAGTTCCTGCTGAGTGACACCATAAAATATCCACGCTACACAGAAAACCACTCTCTGTCTCTGATAGGTGATTGATCCTGCATGTATGCTTCCTGAATCCACCAGACACAAAGTGGACCCAGACCATGTGCTCGGCATCGTGGGTATTGTAGGCACGATTCTCAACCTGCTTGTAGTGGTTTTTGTGTATATCTACACACCTATATGACAAACATTCACAAAGATTTAATGACTGGAatcacagcagctgcagctgttGACTCTTAAAAGTAATGGGCATATATAGACTGTAAATATAATATTACCTTATCAAAAGATGGAAAGGTAAAGCAGAAGGACAATGTGGGTTCAGTGCAGGAGTGTTCTGATCGCACAAAACAAAAGGCAAGAGAATCACGCCAACAGCATTTTCTGTATATATCTTGGGAATTTTTAAACTCTGTCCTCTCAGgcagtttttgtgcatttttttgtttttaagaaatgtttatCTGACACCAACAAATTTGTGAGaaaattcttcttcttttcagtTTTCTCTGCCATTACTTTCTTTCAAGGTGTCATCAATAAACCATCATGGCAGCTGCCATGAGCTTTTGCTTCTAAGAAATAAAACTCTGGAGACATCTTATGgtgaaagttttatttattaacaacTGTCAAAACAGAAATGTGTTGATATTGTGAAACATGTACAAGTCTACCTTCTCATCCTGTCACAGTGgaccagaaaaaaacacacataaaatatttttttgaaacCAAAACCAGTGCACAGAGTAATAATACTATTATTTCAGACCAATCAttcctggtaaaaaaaaaaaatctgaaaacatgaaattgtgGAATTTTAATTACTGCATTTCCTccactttttaaagaaataccCCCACAGATCCAGGCACAGAGATACAGTAAAGAAACACACTTTAGTGTGTGACTGTTTAATGTACATACCTGTTCATATGCATAGGTATTAGCTGTAAACAGAGAAGTACAATAAAGTTGACTTGATgactttgccactttaaattgTACTTCAATTATAATTTTAAGAAGAACACATTTAGTTTacattatgtttatttttttgtatttcaaggTGCAGGAGCATTAGAATTGTTTAGATTATTGATGCTTATATCAGGCAGTATTTGACAACTTGTAATGATGTCAATCTTCTCAGAAACTGCTTTAAGGTCATCCAGGATTAATCGGATGCTGTGGGAGGCATTGATGATGGCACTCTGTGAGGTAGTCAGCTGAGCAGTAGCATTATGCaccttaaaaaaagacataaagtcACAGCTATTGCATAAATTTATCTACATATGAGGGcattcaaaaacattaaattatatGAGATCAGACACTTGTCACTCGTTCCCTGATGCTAGGGAAAATAGCTACTGGCTCCTGTTAGTTAATTGGTTAGTTTATTGTGAGGACATActcataaatattttaaatgatacaGAGCACAGTATTAGCAATGTTTTCTGAGTACAAGTATGTGTACTTAAGGCTGGTATCGGTATCtaatttaatgatttaataAAGGTTTACTGGGTTTAACATATCAGCCTACCTCTCTACTTGCACTGCCATAAACATGCCGTAGTGTCTGCCCAACATCTGTGTACAGCCGGCTGTTTGATTCTTGCAACTTCTGTTGTAACAGGGTGTCCCCTGGaaacaagaaagaaacacaACTTTATTCTGAATTTcagaactttaaaaacatgtagtCTCACTTTTTAGGTCTAGAGGTATTTCAAAGCTTTCAACCACCTCACAGATGTATTGGCTTAATTCGATAAAATGCTCAATCCATGTATACTTTCATTTAATGAGCTAAATAGTCTAATTGGCGGATAATGAAATGCATCATAAAGTTGGTAAATGCACCCCTGAGGTTAAGGTATTCaattaaacaataaatattATCATCTTAATGGTTattgtataaatatatatgcaGTGTAACTCACCATGTGGTCTGTGTGTGGGGCTGGGCCTATCCTCCACTATAGACTGTATATCAGGATGGTCTCGGACTACGATAAGAGGGGGGAGGTCTCTCCTGAGGATCTGACCGCTCTCCTGGCTCAGAGCAGAGACTCGGCCCGActgctcctcctcatcctcactgtcaGTTTCAGACGCCTCCCCGGGAACCTGACAGCATCCAGGATCAAAGAGGAAACAGATTGTACTTTCATGAGAGGAGGGCTGCAGGCAGGTACACACACTTTTCTCCTTCTATCAGATACACGCGCACAAGTAAGCgctcaaacacacatacagtcGACTGGCTGAAAAACAACCTTGGCTCCGACGGTGGCCAGCTGAGGAGCAGCCATGGAGGTGATGTAAACTTCATCATCAGAGTCCGTCTCAGAGGCCTCACCCTGCACTACGATCTGGTACCTACTGGACATGACTGCACAACACAATTACACGATCTCCATGAAAAAACGTGTAGATTATTGCTGCATCGAAATAACCTGGATTCACACACAAAACGTATACCTGAAATGCTCCTTCAGTAAGTCGGGACGAATCCACGAAATGATCAACTAGTATTAGCTTAAGATATTACAATCTCATCGATCAATCCGAAAACTGTCAACTCTACTGGATGATTTCTAAAAACAAATCACATGAGAAATAAGGAAGTGGTATGCTTTCAAAGAACCAATCCAATCCAACTATTCTACCACGTAATTGCTGACGTTTACACCGCGACTGGAAGACCAGCCCATACAAGCGTTCGTTTGAAATTTGTTATGGCGTACGCCGAAATTGTACTCACATTATATTCTTTTACCCAACAACTTATCGACAGCTGTTGTATAAATATACACAGTAAACATGATCATTAAACAACATACAATACAATGGTATGGGCCCTTATACTATTATAGGTTTCGGTTGGGCCTTACGACAGCACAGTGTGTTATATGAGCGCCGACATTAATCATAGGAGTACCCAGGCATTAATATTAAGCACTACCCAGGAAGCTGGCTTGTATTTACATCTTTAGCCAGCTACCTCCACAAAGCTACCCTCTTTCAATAGGTACGGTCGATTTTACTTCCTTCATGGttaatttatttacatataCTGCAAGCTAATAAATCCACATACCTTGCTTTGTCCACATTATTTCTCAGAAATCGAGTTAGGACGGTTCTGATAACGTTGCTAGCCAAAACACTAGCTAGGTGTGTAGCGCTAACTGTCAAGCTAACGCCAAGCTGTTGTACAGGTTCTCCTCATTAGatgtataataatgtaatgtaTCTTGTGAGTAGCATATACAGGTATGGTGATACTGTTTTACTCAAGCATTATTTAGGCTCTGTAATCTCATTTGCCTTTCTTTTGTCCAGAATGGCAGACGAGGCGCTGTTTGATTTCCTCCATATGGAGATAGTGTCACATGTTTACAAGGAGCAGCAATCAAGTAAAGGAGAAATGGACCACAAGGTGTGTAATATACTTAGGACTCAACTGAGAGACACTTGATGCACAGGATTATGTCAGTTACACTGTCGTTTAGTGTCACAGACTATCTTCATCCATTATCAGCCCAGTCATGCTCAGCTCATGTCTGCACACAAAACTCTAACCGTGTCTGTATGAAGTAAGTGCTTGTTTCCTGAAAAAATTAATTGCTTTGGTGTCTTTTCTACAGGACAGAgcagtgtgtgtttctgtcctTGAAAGCATGGGCTTCAGGGTGGGACAAGGACTGATTGAAAGGTAGACGAGCaaacacatacagtacatgcaGTACAGTTAAGACCATGCGACATTTAGGTTTCTGATTGTAGATTGTTTTCTCTGCCTAGGTTGACCAGGGACTCTCCCAGCTTCAAGGATGAGTTGGATGTCATGAAGTTCATCTGTAAAGACTTTTGGACAAAGGTGTTCAGGAGGCAGATTGACAACCTCAGAACAAACCATCAGGTAAATTAAATATTCCTGCTTATAGGATATATTTATACCAGATGAATTTAGAGAATGCTATTAAACTTAGACTGTAAAACGTGTCAGTGCTTCCCAGAGTGTGGGCTGGGGGCTCTGTAGGTGGTCATGATAGGTGCTTTTCTTGATATGAAAACCATGAAcatgattttgaaaattaaaaatcaagcttgagtaaaataaagtacttgattacatgttaaaatgtttgtttaaagccCAAGAAGAAACATAACACAGCCGAAAGAATCAACCCACAAGTCACCTTTTGAACGTTTATTCTGTCCGATGTGCAGTTTGACGTGTACTGAATGAACTAATGACGCACCATTAAACATTCAACACTTTGTATTAACAATAGTAGGAAACAGATGATGGAATACAGTTTAAGAGAttagaatataaaataatatacaGGCTACTCTGCAGATGCCtgttcaaataaaataattactGTTGGGTTGTTAATTTACTTAATGACTATACCAACACTCTCTTGTTGCGCTGtgtcttttgttattttcaaatCTGTTTATGATATTAAAATAAGGGGGTAAATACCTGAAGATTTTGGTGGGCCAAAAGGGTTCAGGTCTCAAATTGAGCCACAGCACACTGAATTGTTTAGAAAGTATGAATTATGTAAAGTccctttaaataaaagaaaccatgaaaatgaaaacagtgagtgttattgtatttatatttatcctCTGTCATAGGGAACATATGTGCTTCAAGACAACAAGTTTTCCCTGCTGACTCAGCTCTCTAATGGAAAACAGTACCTGGATCAAGCTCCAAAGGTTAGTATACACTCTCTCTGTGAAGTCCAGCTATaggttttgtcctttttaaattttggttttTACTTAAGAAAGACATGGTGATCTAATTGTAATTTAGGTTAATTGGTATGtctatttggcttttttttttttttttttagtaccTCGCTTTCTCATGTGGTGTGGTGAGAGGAGCTCTGTCCAATCTCGGCCTGGACAGCGTGGTGACAGCTGAGGTCTCTGTTATGCCATCCTGTAAGTACTTTTAAAAACCCTATCCAATGGTCTCTTTATAGTGGGACAGTCATCAGACATGACTGGCTTGTCCAATAGCTAACATAAAGTTTCTAAtgtgaactagaaaagcactcggagagcgcagacctctgccattagccctatctttcaatagtacagaatcctttaaaagaaTTCTGGATCCaaacggtgatccggatcactcccaaaatctagtcagttcttccttatgccatttgtgacatttcctgaaagtttcatcaaaatctggccataaccttttgagttatgttgctaacaaataaactaacatACTatcaaaccctgccgatcacataacctccatggcggaggtaattatgcaaattttgttaaaaaagggaTACaacaaatgtttcatttttcctttattttgtctCCCCAGGTAAGTTTCAGGTTGTGATCCAGAAGTTGTGACCTGTTCCTCTCTGTTGCCATGGTGCTATGAACAGGGTCCTGTGAGGTTTTGTTTTTCCTAAAGAGAGGATAATAGTTCCTATTCAACCTCAGCGGGACTCAGACAAGAGCTGGGGATTTAAGAGGTACTGATGACAACCAGGTACATcaaacaaggaaaaaaggttTAGCAGAAACTTAAAGTAtgaggtttgttttcttttttttttcatcttgttttATTAGAAGTTGTCTCCAGTGTAAATGAAACAATAATAGTTTCAACTTCAGTTTTCACTTAAAAGTAGGTGAAGCTTGGCTCTGACTGACCCTGCCTGGCATGGCTTTGAAAGATTAATATTGACTGTGAAGACAAGAATGTGAATGTCAAGTAAATCACAAGGGAACTTAGTGTTCTTTGCAATATGTTGCAATGTTGAGTCCTCCATCTGAGAGGACTGAGTACTTACTAAACACACAATTCaaagtgaaattaaataaaattaacaatacATAGCTGTGGATGAAATTCCCAGACTATCAACCGCCATAGAGTTTCCCTAACTCAAACAATGGCGAGTGAGCCTCTGAAAATCATTACTCTTTGTACGCATTCAATCTGCAGAGAAACTGCTCCTGGTGCTTTGCCCTGCCTTAAACAGACTGCCTTTAGGAGCTAGGTGTTCATGCATGCTGGTTgtcttttaaatttcattttatttacaggaaaaatgcaaatttagaGTGAGTCATCGGTACATAAATGTAGAGTTACACTCTTAATTGTAAGTGTTCTACCTCTGTGATCACATCACATTTTACAGTTGACCATTCAAACTAGGGTTTTAAGTTATTATTTTATGTaatgacaaacattttttgcactttgtaCTGCAGTGATATGTAAAAgtcttgttttgaaattttcctGCATTACTGCGAGCTCCACATGTCTAACAAAAATACTTTGACATTGATTTATTTGTTATATTTCTAAGTTCCCATTGTTCCCTCAAAATGAGTCCATCCATGTGATCATAAAGCTTTTGaatttcattctatttattcattttcttttaaaatgcataataATGCCATAAAGACATCACAAAATTTAGGCCCAACAAGTGGACACCATAGCTATTACAGCAAGAATGATGTAGAATAGTCACTTCTTTAGTGTATGTTGTTACCTTTTGGTGCCACTAGAGGGACACATTAAGCTATCAGTGTTTTCTATGTGCATTGCTTTCCaaatttacagattaatttccTCAGTATGTCTTCTTATAAGTCTTAAAAACATGGTCTTAAAAGgcatttctattattattagtctacattttttattttaacctagTGTAAAGTATTTACCTTATTTATTTGTAATACCACAAACATCTTAACAACACCCCTTTGAAATTCTTCTATGGTAATGATCAAGAATCCATTTtccaaaataaagttaaattaagataaagttaaattaataaattaaggCCATGTTTATCCTTATATTGTGTTACAAAAATATAATTCAGGACCTGGCCATGCCTTTCCATGGCAGTTATAAAa
This region of Cheilinus undulatus linkage group 2, ASM1832078v1, whole genome shotgun sequence genomic DNA includes:
- the bloc1s3 gene encoding biogenesis of lysosome-related organelles complex 1 subunit 3 isoform X1; this translates as MSSRYQIVVQGEASETDSDDEVYITSMAAPQLATVGAKVPGEASETDSEDEEEQSGRVSALSQESGQILRRDLPPLIVVRDHPDIQSIVEDRPSPTHRPHGDTLLQQKLQESNSRLYTDVGQTLRHVYGSASREVHNATAQLTTSQSAIINASHSIRLILDDLKAVSEKIDIITSCQILPDISINNLNNSNAPAP
- the bloc1s3 gene encoding biogenesis of lysosome-related organelles complex 1 subunit 3 isoform X2 — translated: MMKFTSPPWLLLSWPPSEPRLFFSQSTVPGEASETDSEDEEEQSGRVSALSQESGQILRRDLPPLIVVRDHPDIQSIVEDRPSPTHRPHGDTLLQQKLQESNSRLYTDVGQTLRHVYGSASREVHNATAQLTTSQSAIINASHSIRLILDDLKAVSEKIDIITSCQILPDISINNLNNSNAPAP
- the trappc6bl gene encoding trafficking protein particle complex subunit 6B, like; amino-acid sequence: MADEALFDFLHMEIVSHVYKEQQSSKGEMDHKDRAVCVSVLESMGFRVGQGLIERLTRDSPSFKDELDVMKFICKDFWTKVFRRQIDNLRTNHQGTYVLQDNKFSLLTQLSNGKQYLDQAPKYLAFSCGVVRGALSNLGLDSVVTAEVSVMPSCKFQVVIQKL